A single window of Streptococcus cristatus ATCC 51100 DNA harbors:
- a CDS encoding RAMP superfamily CRISPR-associated protein — protein sequence MKILQLTIELKSDMCCGTGTGDGVQFDTVSAYNDYGLPYIPAKRLKGLLREQAEFLIACDPENKNFVEILFGKGEQAGALIVNNAEIKDVSNLKEDLDKLFKSQPSLYNPSAVAEYYTVARHATQMKNGVAKPKSLRTIGAVPSGTIFEATLYLDDSSSSEKVEFLRKCAKLLRHIGLNRTRGYGEVVCTLEEQENALKEYTNDSYGERQTSTIFRYNISLETDLVSEKDYITGTALQGWFAGRIEQENIQELLTKVKFSNAYPCIDDKFFYPMLLSYINVKNEEEIYSQADGYRRCEGKQYTQKTGFAYFGYEKSKEGTNILSYDSYEMQKSISYHVTTKGDNDLFTLPLLKAGQSFAGFIEGDQSILNKLKEILAKYNGEIRLGGSANIQFGKCVLTLVPNRNMEGDLNNNTSKDASPSGEETHVYIVNLLSDTILCDEYGLNSVSLDVLKRSVEKLFNIDEGTEPNKSKKPIIGDIYTGTTTTGGYNGKWKMPRRRFSAFSMGTQICVESKIEPKRSEGFMGLLQAEGYGQYRIQKVNPELSNIGFKKSENQEKNVEGEVGFELTSAGKDLKDQIDFNHLLKELEKSAYEIIETQSFLLKKTSSSSLMRLNAVYQNLNREGGEATLEVLGSVFKNSNDKNNNEQKICEAILKRFKEFKMDDIVDTDKKVRASLHYLQYILTAIKFWYKNNKGREN from the coding sequence ATGAAAATCTTACAACTGACGATTGAGTTAAAATCTGATATGTGCTGTGGTACAGGTACAGGTGATGGTGTCCAATTTGATACAGTTTCTGCTTATAATGATTATGGATTGCCCTACATTCCGGCTAAACGTCTGAAGGGGTTGCTGCGAGAACAAGCAGAATTTCTGATAGCTTGTGATCCTGAAAATAAGAATTTTGTTGAAATATTGTTTGGAAAAGGAGAACAGGCTGGTGCTCTCATCGTCAATAACGCAGAGATTAAAGATGTGAGCAATCTAAAAGAGGATTTAGATAAGCTTTTTAAGAGTCAGCCGTCCTTATATAATCCGTCCGCGGTTGCTGAGTATTATACAGTAGCTAGACACGCTACTCAAATGAAAAATGGTGTTGCTAAACCCAAATCTTTACGAACAATTGGAGCTGTACCAAGTGGCACAATATTTGAAGCGACACTATACTTAGATGATAGTTCAAGTAGTGAAAAAGTAGAATTTTTGAGAAAATGTGCCAAGCTTCTTCGACATATCGGACTCAATCGTACAAGAGGTTATGGGGAAGTCGTTTGTACTTTAGAGGAACAGGAAAATGCTTTGAAGGAATATACCAATGATTCATATGGAGAACGTCAAACATCTACTATTTTTCGTTATAATATTAGCTTGGAGACAGATTTAGTCTCAGAGAAAGATTATATTACAGGTACAGCTTTGCAAGGCTGGTTTGCCGGTAGAATTGAACAGGAAAATATTCAAGAGTTACTTACTAAAGTAAAATTTAGTAACGCTTATCCTTGCATAGATGACAAGTTTTTTTACCCAATGCTTTTAAGTTATATCAATGTGAAGAATGAAGAGGAAATTTACTCTCAAGCAGATGGTTATAGAAGATGTGAAGGGAAGCAATACACCCAAAAAACAGGTTTTGCTTATTTTGGCTATGAAAAGTCCAAAGAGGGTACGAACATTCTGTCTTATGATTCTTATGAAATGCAAAAGAGCATTAGTTACCATGTCACAACAAAAGGAGATAATGACCTTTTCACTCTTCCTTTATTGAAAGCTGGACAGTCTTTCGCAGGCTTTATTGAAGGCGATCAGAGCATATTAAATAAATTGAAAGAGATTCTTGCCAAATATAACGGAGAAATCCGTCTGGGAGGCTCAGCTAATATTCAGTTTGGAAAATGTGTTTTGACGCTTGTACCTAACAGAAATATGGAAGGTGACTTGAATAATAACACTAGTAAGGATGCTAGCCCATCAGGCGAAGAAACACACGTTTATATTGTCAATCTCTTATCAGATACCATTCTCTGTGATGAATATGGCTTAAATTCTGTCTCGCTAGATGTTCTAAAAAGATCCGTTGAAAAATTGTTTAATATAGATGAGGGAACTGAACCTAATAAAAGTAAGAAACCAATCATTGGTGACATCTATACAGGCACAACAACGACAGGAGGCTATAATGGTAAATGGAAGATGCCACGCCGTCGGTTTAGTGCCTTTTCAATGGGAACACAAATATGTGTTGAATCAAAGATTGAGCCCAAGCGTTCTGAAGGCTTTATGGGTTTACTTCAGGCAGAAGGCTACGGACAGTACCGTATACAAAAAGTTAATCCTGAGTTGTCCAATATAGGATTTAAAAAGTCTGAAAACCAAGAAAAAAATGTAGAAGGTGAAGTTGGATTTGAACTCACTTCAGCTGGTAAAGACTTAAAAGATCAGATTGATTTCAATCATCTGCTTAAAGAGCTGGAAAAGTCAGCCTATGAGATAATAGAAACACAGTCCTTCCTTTTGAAAAAAACGAGTAGTTCGTCACTCATGCGACTCAATGCCGTCTATCAAAACTTAAATAGAGAGGGTGGTGAAGCTACACTTGAAGTTTTAGGCTCTGTTTTTAAAAACAGCAATGATAAAAATAACAACGAACAGAAGATTTGTGAGGCAATTCTTAAAAGGTTTAAAGAGTTTAAAATGGATGACATTGTTGACACAGACAAAAAGGTCAGAGCTTCTCTACACTATTTGCAATATATTCTAACAGCTATCAAGTTCTGGTATAAAAATAATAAGGGGAGGGAGAACTAA